The genomic region GCACGAAGTACGCTAGTCAGAATGGACCACAGAGGTCCACAGAGACTGTCGCCAGGCCATTGTGCCCAGGAGCAAGGACAGAAACAGTAGTGTTGTACTGTGCCTTACCCAGCCGTCCTACCTCAGAGGGGACTGGGGAGGACAATTTAACACTTCAATATCCCGGAGACAGTCCGGGTGGGTGAGTGATTTGCCATTCAGTTCCAGTCAGTCTTAGTCAGAGGAGCTGCACTGAAACTCCAATTATCCCAATTATTTTCAAGACTTTTTGTTTAACTTCATAGTTCCTGTTTCCTTTGTTGATTGTCACATTTCAGTCATAGAGCTCACCCgggaaacaaataaatacacaattaatgtatttaaaaacagtatttttatttagtaCATGTGATTACACTTCTTAAAGACAGCAAACTAGTTGATCTAATAAACCGCCTTTTCATTTAATCCAACCATGTTTTGAATTTCTTCGTCCTCAAATTTTATCATATGCAGCATATATTATTTCAGTGTAAAAATCTTCATTCCTTACAAAGGTTTACAGTTATGTCTAGCAATAATCCCAGAGGAATACAATATCATTATTATATTGTCATTATAAAGAACGACAATGGTAGATAACAGTGCTGATCTAGAACTTCTATTCTAGGTTGGGCTCAGTTCCATTTCAATTCACAAGTGAAATTCCAATTCCAGGGTTCCTCAAGTGCTTTTCCATGAGGAAAATTACAGTGGAATTTGGAATTTCAGTTTTCTTTTGGGATTGGAATAGAATTGACTGCACCCAGGTACTCTCTATTGCAGAAGGAAAAGGCAGTGATGTGAAAGGACTGGACTGATGTTGGATCTGGTCATCTCTGCATGCTTGTTCGGTACATGTAGAAGTAATTTCAGTCACTCACTGTCCCTTCATATCAGTAGTCAAACTGAACacaaaaattgaaaaaaacatttccattattAAATAATAAGCATCAACGAATTTGTTCAGAGAAAATAAGTGTAGTCAGATGAGTGCAAGAAGCTTTGTGGTCTTCCTGGTGATGAAGACTGTCATGTCTACAGGCTCGCATTGCCTTCCTCCATAGAAATAGAAAAGATAGATAGCACATGGAAGGCGGtgtgtgattggttggttgaGCAATCATCATGTATACATTCACAACAAGGCAGAGGTTCAGCCCACTTCTGGTTCAAGCCCCGCCCACTTCAACCTCCACATTGTTTGATTTGTCCTCACAGTGGTTAAATGGCTACATATTCAGTAACCAGGAAATGTCCTCACAGTGGTAAACTTGCCTTAGAAATGTGTTCAATGGaaatgaaaaaattaaaaggGAAAGAGCTAATTGacttcttcaatgtacaattagTTAAAATAAGAGTAGTTTACCCAcaccttacacaggatacaaaGCCATTACAGATAATAATTTGCTGTTTGAGAGGTTCCCGTGTGTTTTACTTTTACCGGTTCCCTCACTGTCAAGACATGACAATCCCATTAGACTTGGTAAGGGAGCACAACCCGACAGGCTACCAGGCTAGAGTTGCTACGCTGGCTAACTGACAGGGTGACACTTGTAGTGCCTGTCTCCTGACACATTTACTTGGAAGGTGTGAAACCTACTGACAGGCATCCCAGCAGAGGCTAGGGACATGGGGATGATGTTAAAATATCATAAGGGTTGCTGCTTGATTGAGTCGGCCCAGTTTGGCGGTTGGTGTCTGAAGAAATGGGACTGAGCAGAGGGTGTTGGTACCAGCAGGAGCTCCGGTCCTGGCCTTAGGGGGAGATAGATCACAGCACGTGGCCAATCACTGTGGCCATAGATGGTCCTGGCTATTCTCATTGGTAGGAGAGGCAAAGTAAGACATGCAATGGCTCATATTGATAATTAAACATCCAGACAGATTCGTTCACAGCCCAATGTCTACAGGCTTCTGAGCTAGAGGGCGCCCATGGATTGAGTTAAAGGGATTGTACGGGATATTGGCAGTGAAGACCTCAATCTACCTGCCCAAAGTCAGTTGAACTTTCGGACACCATTTCAATGTCTTAGCGTTGGCTATTGAAACTTCCTTAAAGATGATTTATGGGTTCTAAAGCACACCAAATTCGCTTTTAAACATTACCAAGTCAGCTATATGCTACACCTTTAGGTGACTTCACGTTCACAACTTTTGgctgaaattattaaaaaaacacgTTTAATATGGCACGCCAACACATAAAAATGATGTCCAAGAGTTTATATGCCTATAACGGGCCTCCTCGCAAAAATCCACAGATGTTTCTTCAACACCAAATCACCCTGTGCTCAGCTGTGTAAATCTGAGGAGGCGAGAAAGGTCCGACGGGGAGACAAAACCTGCACATACCCACACTGATCATATCATTATTCAATCCCGGTTGGCTGTGGAGTGGGCAGTGGTTTACACTTGAAGGAAGCAGGGTCCCACACTTCTTCTGCTTTAGATCTTGATGGTAATGGGAAACCATGTTGTTCATGCCATTATGTCAATAATCAGTTTGGCGTCAATGTTGTCCAAAACCTGTCTTTTCAAAAGCAGAGGCAAGTCTTCCCTGTACCTGTATGAGCCCAGTGGAATGATTAAGAGGTATTGCTGAATGAAATGATGAATGTGAGTCCACACACCAACTGTTTTAACAAAATTATCCTTGACTGTCAAATTAACCACCATTAACAGCAGTGAAATTAGATGGTAATGAACAGCCCAGACAGTCTGAGGCCAACAGGTCGGTTTCCATAGAGATGCATGTGAACGGGaaagtgaaagaaagaaagaaagaaagaaagaaagaaaggagagaggaggtggctTAGGTCAGAGGTCGACCGTTCAGGTCTTTATGGCAATCAAGTGTCCAAGGTGGCGTGTCTCCAGTCTTGTTCATAACACCACGTGTTCCGGTGCCAGCCTGCGTGTCCTTCCATCCATTCCACCACATGAAACCGCGTTCAATGCGTGAAGTTGGACATGGAGGTCCGCGCTCTCCTGCTCCAGTTGAGACTCGACCCGGGCCCGGTCTCcacctccgccggctcctcccGTTTGCTCCGTATCTTGGCGTGGAGCCGGATGAAGCACTGGTCCCAGTCCTCTGGCAGCAGCAGCATCAGGAAGCCCAGGCAGATGATGAAGACGGCGATCAGGCGCACGCCGTTGAAGTGAATCTCACACGTGTACAGGTCCACCACTGGAACACAGCGTAACAACAGCTCCCGTCACTAGACCCCACTCGTAAAGCCTGTTCTGAGTTACTCTACTTTATGTGGACGGGGTAGCGATGTGCCGGACGGGCGGGAAGCAGAACTTACTGGCATTGACCGGGACACTCAGAACGATGCCCAGAGAGATGGACGTAGGGTACGTGACCGCGACGCCAAAGTTCACCAGGATATTGAAAGCTGTGGGGGAGAGAAATTCAAAAGTCGgacagcaaaaaaaagaaaaatgctcaTTGTATTGTAGCTTATTGTATTTGAATGGCCTTGTGAAAACTTTGCTGATCTTGCGAGCTCACATTCTGTTTACCTACATGGATAGGGAACCCAATGTGAGCTCCCAAGGCTGAAATACAGGAGAAAATGGCACAATTGAATACCATTTCTTACAGCTAGAAGGAAAGAAGAACATATAAACAGATCCATCCTGCTAACAATGTAAGATAGTTGCAGTTTTGCTTCAGTCTAAAGACTGGAAATGAATACGAAGAGCTCTGTGCTTACCAAAGTTGAGGCCAGCCACCCCACAGAGACAGAGCCAGGGGATGTCCCCAGGAGGGCCGAAGTATTCCACGCCCGTCAAGTACAGGATTAATGGAACGAAACTCATCAGGACAAAATTTGCACCCCCCACAATCGTTAGAAAGAGCGCTGCCTCTCCGAACTTGGCACTGCCCAGGACCATTTTAAAGAGCACCTGAAGAGAAGGAGGGGGTAAtgtggagaggagggggtggtgcggtgaggaggaggaggtggtggggaggaggaggaggtggtggggaggaggtggggagggggggtgaggaGAGAAATTGAAACTCAGAGGAagtagagaaacagaaagaggggatgacagggagagggaatTGATTATTCGGGGAGACGTCTCATAAATTCACCTGCTTGTCCACCTCTCGTAGCAAAGACATGAGGGAAGACCAAACAAGGCCAGGGAGAACCTGACAAACGTCTGCCAGCTATCTGTCGGCCCACAGGCAGAGTGCCACAGTACTCTGTTTATCACATTAAGCCTTTATGAGAGCAGGGTAGGGGGCGCCACAGAGTAGACAAACTGCATATAGTATACCCATCCTCTGTTAGTGTCGCACAGAACAGACACAATACATATAGTATACCATCCTCTGTTAGTGTCGCACAGAACAGACACAATACATATAGTATAACATCCTCTGTTAGTGTCGCACAGAACAGACACAATACATATAGTATACCATCCTCTGTTAGTGTCGCACAGAACAGACACAATACATATAGTATACCATCCTCTGTTAGTGTCGCACAGAACAGACACAATACATATAGTATACCATCCTCTGTTAGTGTCGCACAGAACAGACACAATACATATAGTATACCCATCCTCTGTTAGTGTCGCACAGAACAGACACAATACATATAGTATACCATCCTCTGTTAGTGTCTCATAGAACAGACACAATACATATAGTATACCCATCCTCTGTTAGTGTCGCACAGAACAGACACAATACATATAGTATACCATCCTCTGTTAGTGTCTCATAGAACAGACACAATACATATAGTATACCATCCTCTGTTAGTGTCTCATAGAACAGACACAATACATATAGTATACCATCCTCTGTTAGTGTCTCACAGAACAGACACAATACATATAGTATACCATCCTCTGTTAGTGTCTCATAGAACAGACACAATACATATAGTATACCCATCCTCTGTTAGTGTCGCACAGAACAGACACAATACATATAGTATACCATCCTCTGTTAGTGTCGCATAGAACAGACACAATACATATAGTATACCATCCTCTGTTAGTGTCTCATAGAACAGACACAATACATATAGTATACCCGTCCACTTTTTTTCATTGATATTTCTGTCACAGTCTCAACATTACAAACTGTAGGCCTATGAAACCAAAAAGTTAACACCAAACTGGCTACCCCAGCTATCAGTGTTGTGGTCCATATTGAATGAACCAGGTGGCGATGACAGTCTGTTCATAACTCACCTTGTTGAGTGCTGACATGGAGGCTGTTCATAACTCACCTTGTAGAGTGCTGACATGGAGGCTGTTCATAACTCACCTTGTAGAGTGCTGACATGGAGGCTGTTCATAACTCACCTTGTTGAGTGCTGACATAGAGGCTGTTTATAACTCACCTTGTGGAGTGCTGACATAGAGGCTGTTTATAACTCACCTTGTAGAGTGCTGACATAGAGGCTGTTCATAACTCACCTTGTGGAGTGCTGACATAGAGGCTGTTTATAACTCACCTTGTAGAGTGCTGACATAGAGGCTGTTCATAACTCACCTTGTAGAGTGCTGACATGGAGGCTGAGGTCACGACAGAGGTGATCCCCATGACCGAGTTGCTGTGGAAACCGTCGGCGTACGTCATCATCACAATGCCGGCGATGGCAAAGATGGCCGCCACGATCTGCACAGTGACAGGGGGGTATGACATTAGAACCAACAGTGGTCCCTCTACCGATCAGCGTGTTTCTGGATTAAGTGAGGTGGTCTGATTTAAAGGTTTCACTGTTTGAACCTAGCACATTAAAACTGCACTTTCGTGGTTAGGCTACCATCTCTTGTCTACTGTAACATTTATTGTACTTCAGAGGTTCGAAGCAAGAATGTCAACTGGATTGTATCTTGGCTGATATCATTCCAGTTTCAGACATGAAAAGTCTATCGACACTTTATGTAGATGTTATGACAGTGGGTTTATAGATCCCTGTTAGCTCCAAACCAGTTCACTCCCCAAtggccatgtgtgtgtgtgtgtgtgtgtgtgtgtgcgtgtgcgtgggtgcatgtgcgtgtgcgtCAATAAGAGAGCTCCTCCCCCACCGCCAGTCTCATGTCCACATAACGCCTGGTTTAACGGGAAATGCAAATCCAAACCCACATAACCTACTCTAGCATGAAGACAGTGTTGATAATCCACTGTGATCTGATCTCAGGGCCCGGCGTCATTCCAGCCAGTATAGACAGCTTGTCTCCCATAAAGGGCAAGATTGatcgg from Esox lucius isolate fEsoLuc1 chromosome 5, fEsoLuc1.pri, whole genome shotgun sequence harbors:
- the slc35f3b gene encoding putative thiamine transporter SLC35F3 isoform X5, giving the protein MKKHSARVAPLSACNSPVLTLTKVEGEDRPRDNVVSCTVDGQAANGGATGAEPDTGRRRLRCCVKITAAQVQKVLWGVAMVMCVCSSWAGSTQLAKLTFKKFDAPFTLTWFATTWNCLFFPLYYLGHLCKSPERQPPKQRFRECCRFFGEDGLTVKVFFTKVAPFGLLWILTNYLYLQALRKINTTDVSALFCCNKAFVFLLSWIVLRDRFMGIRIVAAIFAIAGIVMMTYADGFHSNSVMGITSVVTSASMSALYKVLFKMVLGSAKFGEAALFLTIVGGANFVLMSFVPLILYLTGVEYFGPPGDIPWLCLCGVAGLNFAFNILVNFGVAVTYPTSISLGIVLSVPVNAMVDLYTCEIHFNGVRLIAVFIICLGFLMLLLPEDWDQCFIRLHAKIRSKREEPAEVETGPGSSLNWSRRARTSMSNFTH